A genome region from Primulina eburnea isolate SZY01 chromosome 9, ASM2296580v1, whole genome shotgun sequence includes the following:
- the LOC140840846 gene encoding uncharacterized protein, which translates to MAGRPPRQNRNPRYANINREGRQENEQGNRPPPAVNLSRADLMAIATIVATTLQGLGNQNANQPPPPPPPNGVKFHHESLRKNRCPTFRGDADPEVGQSWLKSVETQLRLLEVPEALKVDVIVPFLEDRAAKWWEAVSPAMTAAGPMTWQRFREAFLKQYYPAEVRLQKLSEFENFSQAPDMSVVEYTSQFSALGSYAPAIMADEVLKLHRFKKGLNSRIQ; encoded by the coding sequence ATGGCCGGCAGACCCCCAAGACAGAACCGCAACCCGCGTTATGCTAATATCAACCGTGAAGGTAGACAGGAGAACGAGCAAGGGAACAGACCCCCGCCTGCAGTCAACTTAAGCCGAGCTGATCTTATGGCCATAGCCACCATTGTGGCGACAACACTGCAAGGGTTGGGAAACCAGAACGCCAATCAACCACCTCCTCCACCACCGCCGAATGGAGTCAAATTCCATCACGAGTCCCTCCGTAAGAACAGGTGTCCGACATTCAGAGGGGACGCCGATCCTGAAGTTGGCCAGAGTTGGCTAAAGAGCGTCGAGACTCAGTTGAGGCTATTGGAAGTTCCAGAGGCACTCAAAGTTGATGTGATCGTGCCTTTCCTGGAAGACAGAGCAGCTAAATGGTGGGAAGCAGTATCGCCAGCCATGACAGCTGCAGGACCAATGACTTGGCAGCGATTTCGAGAAGCCTTTCTGAAACAGTATTATCCAGCCGAAGTCAGACTGCAGAAGCTAAGTGAGTTTGAAAATTTCAGTCAGGCTCCAGATATGTCAGTAGTGGAATATACCTCTCAGTTCAGTGCCCTTGGATCATATGCTCCAGCGATTATGGCGGACGAAGTTCTGAAATTGCACCGCTTCAAAAAGGGTTTGAACAGCAGAATACAGTAG